A single window of Achromobacter xylosoxidans DNA harbors:
- the azu gene encoding azurin — translation MHTRYPFALAALLAAGAVHAAAPACSIDVEGQPGKKFAPAHIVVPATCQDFTVRLIHTGKNSKEKAGHNWVLTRTEDIDAVMVDGMKAGAAHDFLAPGDGRILARTPMLGGGETASVTFPVSRLAAGQSYTFYCSFPAHAQHMRGTLALQRP, via the coding sequence ATGCACACCCGCTACCCGTTCGCCCTCGCCGCCCTGCTGGCCGCCGGCGCCGTCCACGCCGCCGCGCCCGCCTGCAGCATCGACGTCGAAGGCCAGCCCGGCAAGAAGTTCGCGCCCGCCCACATCGTGGTGCCCGCCACCTGCCAGGACTTCACGGTGCGCCTGATCCATACCGGCAAGAACAGCAAGGAAAAGGCCGGCCACAACTGGGTGCTGACCCGGACCGAAGACATCGACGCGGTGATGGTCGACGGCATGAAGGCGGGCGCGGCGCATGATTTCCTGGCCCCGGGCGATGGCCGCATCCTGGCCCGCACGCCGATGCTGGGCGGCGGCGAGACCGCCAGCGTCACCTTCCCCGTCAGCCGCCTGGCGGCCGGGCAGTCGTACACCTTCTATTGCTCGTTCCCGGCGCACGCCCAGCACATGCGCGGCACGCTGGCCCTGCAGCGGCCCTGA
- a CDS encoding FecCD family ABC transporter permease — protein MQTPATILAADGMPDDPVAHYRRTRRRRLLLALALAVLIVASLLADLATGPAGLASADLLRTLLHPDGADAGTRVIVWQFRLPYALMALLVGVALGLGGAEMQTMLDNPLASPYTLGVSAAAAFGASLAITLDWHLPALPPGMVVSLSAFASTLVSVLVLERVARWRGGSTLGVVLFGIALVYAFQALVMLLQFIASEEALQGIVFWTMGSLARANWTSVGAMAVALALALPYSLRDAWKLTAVRLGEERAASFGIDVKRLRLVSLLRVSALAALAVSFVGTIGFVGLVAPHIARLLLGEDHRHYLPGSALAGALILSLASVASKTVLPGALVPVGIVTSLVGIPFFLTIVIRALKRS, from the coding sequence ATGCAGACCCCCGCCACCATCCTGGCCGCCGACGGCATGCCGGACGATCCCGTCGCCCACTATCGCCGCACCCGCAGGCGGCGCCTGCTGCTGGCGCTGGCGCTGGCCGTGCTCATCGTCGCCAGCCTGCTGGCCGACCTCGCCACCGGCCCGGCCGGCCTGGCGTCGGCCGATCTGCTGCGCACACTGCTGCATCCCGACGGCGCCGACGCCGGCACCCGCGTCATCGTCTGGCAGTTCCGCCTGCCCTACGCGCTGATGGCATTGCTGGTGGGCGTGGCGCTGGGGCTGGGCGGCGCCGAGATGCAGACCATGCTCGACAACCCGCTGGCCAGTCCCTACACGCTTGGCGTGTCGGCCGCCGCCGCGTTCGGCGCCTCGCTGGCGATCACGCTGGACTGGCACCTGCCGGCTTTGCCGCCGGGCATGGTGGTGTCGTTGTCCGCCTTCGCCAGCACGCTGGTGTCGGTGCTGGTGCTGGAACGCGTGGCGCGCTGGCGCGGCGGGTCGACGCTGGGCGTGGTGCTGTTCGGCATTGCCCTGGTGTATGCCTTCCAGGCCCTGGTGATGCTGCTGCAATTCATCGCCAGCGAGGAAGCGCTGCAAGGCATCGTCTTCTGGACCATGGGCAGCCTGGCGCGCGCCAACTGGACCAGCGTCGGCGCGATGGCCGTGGCGCTGGCCCTGGCGCTTCCCTATTCCCTGCGCGACGCCTGGAAGCTGACGGCGGTGCGGCTGGGCGAGGAACGCGCCGCCAGTTTCGGCATCGACGTCAAGCGCCTGCGGCTGGTGAGCCTGCTGCGCGTCAGCGCGCTGGCTGCCTTGGCGGTGTCGTTCGTCGGCACCATCGGTTTCGTCGGCCTGGTGGCGCCTCACATCGCCCGGCTGCTGCTGGGCGAGGACCATCGCCACTACCTGCCCGGCAGCGCGCTGGCCGGCGCGCTGATCCTGTCGCTGGCCTCCGTCGCCTCCAAGACCGTGCTGCCCGGCGCGCTGGTGCCGGTCGGCATCGTGACCTCGCTGGTCGGCATTCCCTTCTTTCTCACCATCGTCATCCGCGCCCTCAAGCGCAGCTGA
- a CDS encoding helix-turn-helix domain-containing protein has protein sequence MRFGNLLFDPKFRYASGTDGRTVHFTPVESAALALLTGHVGQILPRQRLLDVTQRGDSDALERSVDLLINRLRAKLGDSARAPRFIATSYGEGYSWIAAAEPGPGGDVYVAIGPAAGPEALRAEPRVRAFLTDLAAALRARLPSERGVSLLSLAAAAEARAPFRVEVGLRQDEAGVHCAVVLREAASGAALRAERWTIAPGDGPDVGRTAAATFAACLKSEIWRSLARARGDVAGPSDEPIELRLHSAAVLLSRTPQSWLESEAELEKLRAEHPDDPQTALMWASHLYARLVLDLSSVPAELEPQIEALVFQALPHVRANPMLALAAAKLLCFVSHGHLALAEALAEEAFARSTAFASAFAVLGQLRLNRGRLWEAIEHFDQGIGLAEPGSEFQVFLMVLKCTTLLALDDRQACLAASEALYRAKPLTRMQMGLFLCSPDEVLPDDLRQILLALDADMLRRLLAHFEYLFVRRVPDAAGRRNMFRGVLAQLARHRPLDELPAPVRPYAQGGPI, from the coding sequence ATGCGGTTTGGCAATCTGTTGTTCGATCCGAAGTTCCGCTATGCCAGCGGTACCGATGGCAGGACGGTGCACTTCACGCCCGTCGAAAGTGCCGCGCTGGCCTTGTTGACCGGACACGTGGGCCAGATCCTGCCGCGCCAGCGCCTGCTGGACGTGACCCAGCGCGGTGACAGCGACGCCCTCGAGCGCAGCGTCGACCTGTTGATCAATCGCCTGCGCGCCAAGCTCGGCGATTCCGCGCGCGCGCCCCGTTTCATCGCCACCAGCTACGGCGAAGGCTACAGCTGGATCGCCGCGGCCGAGCCGGGGCCGGGCGGCGACGTCTATGTCGCCATCGGGCCGGCGGCCGGCCCCGAGGCCTTGCGCGCCGAGCCGCGGGTGCGAGCCTTCCTGACGGACCTGGCCGCGGCATTGCGGGCGCGCCTGCCGAGCGAGCGGGGCGTCAGCCTGTTGTCGCTGGCGGCCGCCGCCGAAGCGCGCGCGCCATTCCGGGTGGAGGTTGGTTTGCGCCAGGACGAGGCCGGCGTGCATTGCGCGGTGGTTTTGCGCGAAGCGGCCAGCGGGGCGGCGTTGCGCGCCGAGCGCTGGACCATCGCGCCCGGGGACGGTCCCGACGTCGGCCGGACCGCCGCCGCGACTTTCGCGGCTTGCCTGAAAAGCGAAATCTGGCGCAGCCTGGCACGGGCTCGCGGCGACGTGGCCGGCCCCTCCGACGAGCCGATCGAGTTGCGCTTGCACAGTGCCGCGGTGCTGCTGTCGCGCACCCCGCAAAGCTGGCTGGAGTCGGAGGCCGAACTGGAGAAACTGCGCGCCGAGCATCCCGACGATCCGCAGACCGCGCTGATGTGGGCCTCGCACCTGTACGCGCGGCTGGTGCTGGACCTGTCCAGTGTCCCGGCCGAGCTCGAGCCGCAGATCGAGGCGCTGGTGTTCCAGGCGCTGCCGCACGTGCGGGCCAATCCGATGCTGGCGCTGGCGGCGGCCAAGCTGCTGTGCTTCGTCAGCCACGGCCACCTGGCGCTGGCCGAGGCGTTGGCCGAAGAGGCCTTCGCGCGCAGCACCGCGTTCGCGTCCGCTTTTGCGGTGCTGGGCCAGTTGCGATTGAACCGCGGCCGCCTGTGGGAAGCCATCGAGCATTTCGACCAGGGCATCGGCCTGGCCGAACCCGGTTCCGAATTCCAGGTGTTCCTGATGGTCTTGAAATGCACCACCTTGCTGGCCCTGGATGATCGCCAGGCATGCCTGGCGGCCAGCGAGGCCCTGTACCGCGCCAAGCCCTTGACGCGCATGCAGATGGGCCTGTTCCTGTGCTCGCCCGACGAGGTGCTGCCCGACGACCTGCGCCAGATCCTGCTGGCGCTGGACGCCGACATGCTGCGCCGCTTGCTGGCGCATTTCGAATACCTGTTCGTGCGGCGGGTGCCCGACGCCGCGGGCAGGAGGAACATGTTCCGCGGCGTGCTGGCGCAGTTGGCGCGGCACCGGCCGCTGGACGAGCTGCCGGCGCCCGTGCGGCCCTATGCCCAAGGCGGGCCGATTTGA
- a CDS encoding ABC transporter ATP-binding protein, which produces MASRQSPDTPAALEIRALDAGYGARPVLRGLRAGPLREGTLTALLGPNGSGKSTLLKTLAGLNPMQAGELRLDGADFGRLPPARRAQHAMYMPQALPRGVHMTVLESVLVAARSGRARQPGDVLMGEAMRVLSELGINALASRCLDELSGGQKQLASLAQALVRRPRLLLLDEPLSALDLNYQFHVMDVLRRQTASHRLITLVVLHDLNIALRHADHALLLHGGALLAEGPPREVVTRDTLRRAYGVLARVERCPQGQPQVHVDGLAHIGLAHIA; this is translated from the coding sequence ATGGCCTCGCGGCAGAGCCCCGACACCCCGGCCGCGCTGGAGATCCGCGCGCTCGATGCCGGCTATGGCGCGCGCCCGGTGCTGCGGGGCCTGCGGGCGGGCCCGCTGCGCGAAGGCACGCTGACCGCGCTATTGGGTCCGAACGGCAGCGGCAAATCGACGCTGCTCAAGACCCTGGCCGGCCTGAACCCCATGCAGGCCGGCGAACTGCGGCTGGACGGCGCCGATTTCGGCCGGCTGCCGCCGGCGCGGCGCGCGCAACATGCCATGTACATGCCGCAGGCCCTGCCCAGGGGCGTGCACATGACGGTGCTGGAATCGGTGCTGGTGGCGGCCCGCTCCGGCCGCGCGCGCCAGCCCGGCGACGTGCTCATGGGCGAGGCCATGCGGGTGCTGTCCGAACTGGGCATCAACGCCCTCGCCAGCCGTTGCCTGGACGAGCTGTCCGGCGGCCAGAAGCAGTTGGCCTCGCTGGCCCAGGCCCTGGTGCGGCGGCCGCGCCTGCTATTGCTGGACGAGCCGCTGTCGGCGCTGGACCTGAATTACCAGTTCCACGTCATGGACGTGCTGCGCCGGCAGACCGCAAGCCATCGCCTCATCACGCTGGTGGTGCTGCACGACCTGAACATCGCCCTGCGCCACGCCGACCATGCCCTGCTGCTGCACGGCGGCGCGCTGCTGGCCGAAGGCCCGCCGCGCGAGGTGGTCACGCGCGATACGCTGCGCCGCGCCTATGGCGTGCTGGCCCGGGTCGAACGGTGTCCGCAGGGCCAACCGCAAGTGCATGTGGACGGATTGGCCCATATCGGATTGGCCCATATCGCCTAG
- a CDS encoding VTT domain-containing protein, with translation MSITEMFAWLTSEQGLMALLAQNWVLGTCIIAAIVFIETGLVVMPFLPGDSLLFAAGAFLGLAGIDPLASLAAITAAAIAGDALNYAIASSRWGQKLAHSRWVKPDHLKRARDYFARYGAMTITVARFVPIVRTLAPFVAGLSQMPRRTFFIYNVVGAIAWCGLMLLAGYWLGSITWVRANLHWVSVIIIGLSLVPVALQWLQMRRMRRVSQT, from the coding sequence ATGAGCATTACCGAGATGTTTGCGTGGTTGACCAGCGAGCAGGGCCTGATGGCGCTGCTGGCGCAGAACTGGGTGCTGGGCACCTGCATCATCGCCGCCATCGTGTTTATCGAGACCGGCTTGGTGGTGATGCCGTTCCTGCCGGGCGATTCGCTGCTGTTCGCGGCCGGCGCGTTCCTGGGGCTGGCGGGCATCGACCCGCTGGCGTCGTTGGCGGCCATCACGGCGGCCGCCATTGCCGGCGACGCGCTCAACTATGCCATTGCCTCGTCGCGCTGGGGCCAGAAGCTGGCGCATAGCCGCTGGGTCAAGCCGGATCACCTGAAACGGGCGCGCGATTATTTCGCCCGCTACGGCGCCATGACCATCACGGTGGCGCGCTTCGTGCCCATCGTGCGCACCCTGGCGCCATTCGTGGCGGGGCTGTCGCAGATGCCGCGCCGCACTTTCTTCATCTACAACGTGGTCGGCGCCATTGCCTGGTGCGGCTTGATGCTGCTGGCGGGCTACTGGCTCGGCTCCATCACCTGGGTGCGCGCCAACCTGCATTGGGTGTCGGTCATCATCATCGGGCTGTCGCTGGTTCCCGTGGCGCTGCAGTGGCTGCAGATGCGACGGATGCGCAGGGTGTCGCAGACCTGA
- a CDS encoding ABC transporter permease: MDVIKLETLDLVIASLLVLLSAGISFALRLNLQRQVLWAALRTVVQLLLVGHILRIVFAHAAPWLTALVVAVMMALAAREVAARPKGRLAGHGNGHVGTMAVVATTVVTALFILSTALRPEPWYDPRYTIALVGIVLGSVLNAASLALDGVLSGVRRDKLAIEARLSLGATAHQAFAALLRESVRRGIVPSINQMSAAGIITLPGIMTGQIIAGMDPIDAAKYQILLMFLLCGASGMAAMGAAYGAMRRLTDERGRLRLDRLMAER, from the coding sequence ATGGACGTGATCAAGCTGGAGACGCTGGACCTGGTCATCGCCTCGCTGCTGGTGCTGCTGTCGGCCGGCATTTCGTTCGCGTTGCGCTTGAACCTGCAGCGCCAGGTGCTGTGGGCGGCGCTGCGCACCGTGGTCCAGCTGCTGCTGGTCGGCCATATCCTGCGTATCGTGTTCGCGCACGCGGCGCCCTGGCTGACCGCGCTGGTGGTGGCGGTGATGATGGCGCTGGCGGCGCGCGAGGTCGCGGCCCGGCCCAAGGGGCGGCTGGCCGGCCACGGCAACGGGCACGTGGGCACGATGGCGGTGGTGGCCACCACGGTGGTCACCGCGCTGTTCATCCTCAGTACCGCGCTGCGCCCGGAACCCTGGTACGACCCGCGCTATACCATTGCGCTGGTCGGCATCGTGCTGGGCAGCGTGCTCAATGCCGCCAGCCTGGCGCTGGACGGGGTGCTGTCGGGCGTGCGCCGCGACAAGCTGGCGATCGAGGCGCGCCTGTCGCTGGGCGCGACCGCGCACCAGGCCTTCGCGGCGTTGCTGCGCGAGTCGGTGCGGCGCGGCATCGTGCCCAGCATCAACCAGATGTCGGCGGCCGGCATCATCACGCTGCCTGGCATCATGACCGGCCAGATCATCGCCGGCATGGACCCGATCGATGCGGCCAAGTACCAGATCCTGCTGATGTTCCTGCTGTGCGGCGCCAGCGGCATGGCGGCCATGGGCGCGGCCTATGGCGCCATGCGGCGGCTGACGGACGAGCGCGGCCGGCTGCGGCTCGATCGGTTGATGGCCGAGCGCTGA
- a CDS encoding NADP-dependent isocitrate dehydrogenase has product MSLTPKIIYTLTDEAPALATRSLLPIVQTFAKSAGITVETRDISLAGRIIALFPDYLDDSQKLGDALSELGALAVQPEANIIKLPNISASMPQLKAAIKELQDQGYKLPDYPDAPANDTERDVKARYDKVKGSAVNPVLREGNSDRRAPLSVKNYARKHPHKMGAWTADSKSHVAHMDSGDFYGTEKSALIAEAGDVKIELTAADGTKTVLKEKTPVKAGEIIDAAVLSTAKLKTFLQAQIDDARAQGVLFSVHLKATMMKVSDPVIFGHVVSVFYKDVLAKHAAVLKQAGFDPNNGIGDLYAKIQSLPADQQAAITADIDAAYKTLPQLAMVNSDKGITNLHVPSDVIVDASMPAMIRDSGKMWNAEGKLQDAKAVIPDRCYAGVYQAVIDDCKQHGAFNPVTMGSVPNVGLMAQAAEEYGSHNKTFVIPAAGTVRVTDASGKVLLEQAVEAGDLWRMCQTKDAAIQDWVKLAVTRARVSQTPAVFWLDEKRAHDAQVIAKVKQYLNDHDTNGLDLRILAPVEATKFSLKRIREGLDTISVTGNVLRDYLTDLFPIMELGTSAKMLSIVPLVAGGGLFETGAGGSAPKHVQQFLEEGFLRWDSLGEFMALAASLDHLGRAYDNARAQVLAKTLDLATAKFLDENKSPDRKVGGLDNRGSHFYLAMYWAQALAEQTDDRALAALFAPAAAAFAQGEAKILEELKAAQGKPVDIGGYYQPNEDKASRAMRPSATLNQVLANIG; this is encoded by the coding sequence ATGTCTCTTACTCCGAAGATTATCTACACCCTCACCGACGAAGCTCCGGCGCTTGCAACCCGTTCCCTGCTGCCGATCGTCCAGACCTTCGCGAAGTCCGCTGGCATTACGGTCGAAACCCGCGACATCTCCCTGGCGGGCCGCATCATCGCCCTGTTCCCCGACTACCTCGACGACAGCCAGAAGCTGGGCGATGCCCTGTCCGAACTGGGCGCCCTGGCGGTCCAGCCCGAAGCCAACATCATCAAGCTGCCCAACATCAGCGCCTCGATGCCGCAGCTCAAGGCCGCCATCAAGGAACTGCAGGACCAGGGCTACAAGCTGCCCGACTACCCGGACGCCCCGGCCAACGACACCGAGCGCGACGTCAAGGCGCGCTACGACAAGGTCAAGGGCAGCGCCGTCAACCCCGTGCTGCGCGAAGGCAACTCCGACCGCCGCGCGCCGCTGTCGGTCAAGAACTACGCCCGCAAGCACCCGCACAAGATGGGTGCCTGGACGGCTGACTCCAAGTCGCACGTCGCGCACATGGACAGCGGCGACTTCTACGGCACCGAAAAGTCGGCCCTGATCGCCGAAGCCGGCGACGTCAAGATCGAGCTGACCGCCGCCGACGGCACCAAGACCGTGCTGAAGGAAAAGACCCCGGTCAAGGCCGGCGAGATCATTGACGCCGCCGTGCTGTCGACCGCCAAGCTCAAGACCTTCCTGCAGGCCCAGATCGACGACGCGCGCGCCCAGGGCGTGCTGTTCTCGGTGCACCTGAAGGCCACCATGATGAAGGTCTCCGACCCCGTCATCTTCGGCCACGTGGTGTCCGTGTTCTACAAGGACGTGCTGGCCAAGCACGCCGCCGTCCTCAAGCAGGCCGGCTTCGATCCCAACAACGGCATCGGCGACCTGTACGCCAAGATCCAATCGCTGCCCGCCGACCAGCAGGCCGCGATCACCGCCGACATCGACGCCGCCTACAAGACGCTGCCGCAGCTGGCCATGGTGAACTCCGACAAGGGCATCACCAACCTGCACGTGCCCAGCGACGTCATCGTCGACGCCTCCATGCCTGCCATGATCCGCGACTCGGGCAAGATGTGGAACGCCGAAGGCAAGCTGCAGGACGCCAAGGCCGTCATCCCCGACCGTTGCTACGCCGGCGTCTACCAGGCCGTCATCGACGACTGCAAGCAGCACGGCGCCTTCAATCCGGTCACGATGGGCAGCGTGCCCAACGTCGGCCTGATGGCCCAGGCCGCCGAGGAATACGGCTCGCACAACAAGACCTTCGTCATCCCCGCCGCCGGCACCGTGCGCGTCACCGACGCCTCGGGCAAGGTGCTGCTGGAGCAGGCCGTCGAGGCCGGCGACCTCTGGCGCATGTGCCAGACCAAGGACGCCGCCATCCAGGACTGGGTCAAGCTGGCCGTCACCCGCGCCCGCGTCAGCCAGACGCCGGCCGTGTTCTGGCTGGACGAAAAGCGCGCCCACGACGCCCAGGTCATCGCCAAGGTCAAGCAGTACCTGAACGACCACGACACCAACGGCCTGGATCTGCGCATCCTGGCGCCGGTCGAGGCCACCAAGTTCTCGCTCAAGCGCATCCGCGAAGGCCTGGACACCATCTCCGTCACCGGCAACGTACTGCGCGACTACCTGACCGACCTGTTCCCCATCATGGAGCTGGGTACCAGCGCCAAGATGCTGTCGATCGTGCCGCTGGTCGCCGGCGGCGGCCTGTTCGAAACCGGCGCCGGCGGTTCGGCGCCCAAGCACGTGCAGCAGTTCCTGGAAGAAGGCTTCCTGCGCTGGGACTCGCTGGGTGAGTTCATGGCCCTGGCCGCTTCGCTGGATCACCTGGGCCGCGCCTACGACAACGCCCGCGCGCAAGTGCTGGCCAAGACGCTGGACCTGGCCACCGCCAAGTTCCTGGACGAGAACAAGTCGCCCGACCGCAAGGTCGGCGGCCTGGACAACCGCGGCAGCCACTTCTACCTGGCGATGTACTGGGCCCAGGCCCTGGCCGAGCAGACCGACGACCGCGCGCTGGCCGCGCTGTTCGCCCCGGCCGCCGCCGCGTTCGCGCAAGGCGAAGCCAAGATCCTGGAAGAGCTCAAGGCCGCCCAGGGCAAGCCGGTCGACATCGGCGGCTACTACCAGCCGAACGAAGACAAGGCCAGCCGCGCCATGCGCCCCAGCGCCACGCTGAACCAGGTGCTGGCCAACATCGGCTAA
- the ilvA gene encoding threonine ammonia-lyase, biosynthetic, producing the protein MQQPQATPTDTDAFTAGRAAPMEYLRQILTARVYDIARETELDPAHGLSRRLGNRVHLKREDNQPVFSFKVRGAYNKMRNTPQAALERGVITASAGNHAQGVAISAARLGVRATIVVPQTAPQVKVDAVRAFGGPTVQVVLAGDSYSDAYAYAQTLARDQDLTFIPAFDDPYVIAGQGTVGMEILRQHPGRLDAVFVPIGGGSLAAGVSVYMKAVDPSVKVIGVQTVDSSAMAQSIQVGERVSLAEVGLFSDGTAVKLVGEETFRLCRQFLDEVILVDTDAVCAAIKDVFLDTRSVLEPAGALALAGLKQYVEREGVSGQSLVAITSGANMNFDRMRFVADRAEVGEAREAVFAVTLPEERGSFRRFCAVMGQRSVTEFNYRIADARTARIFVSVQIARRGEGADIMRGLQEQGFAVSDLTHNEVSKQHIRYMVGGRSPLAGGERLFRFEFPERPGALMKFLTAMAPNWNISLFHYRNQGADFSSVLVGIQAPVADDAALDRFLAQLGYAHSEETANEAYRQFLI; encoded by the coding sequence ATGCAACAACCGCAAGCCACCCCCACCGACACCGATGCATTCACCGCGGGCCGCGCCGCGCCCATGGAATACCTGCGCCAGATCCTGACCGCGCGCGTCTACGACATCGCCCGCGAAACCGAACTGGACCCGGCCCACGGCCTGTCGCGCCGGCTGGGCAACCGCGTGCATCTCAAGCGCGAGGACAACCAGCCGGTGTTCTCGTTCAAGGTGCGCGGCGCCTACAACAAGATGCGCAACACGCCGCAGGCGGCGCTGGAGCGCGGCGTGATCACCGCGTCGGCCGGCAACCACGCCCAGGGCGTGGCGATCTCCGCCGCCCGGCTCGGCGTGCGCGCCACCATCGTGGTGCCGCAGACCGCGCCGCAGGTGAAGGTAGACGCGGTGCGCGCCTTCGGCGGGCCGACGGTGCAGGTGGTGCTGGCGGGCGACTCCTACAGCGATGCCTACGCCTACGCGCAGACGCTGGCGCGCGATCAGGATCTGACTTTCATTCCGGCGTTCGACGACCCCTACGTGATCGCCGGGCAGGGCACGGTCGGCATGGAGATCCTGCGCCAGCATCCGGGGCGGCTGGACGCGGTGTTCGTGCCGATCGGCGGCGGCAGCCTGGCGGCGGGCGTGTCGGTGTACATGAAGGCGGTGGATCCGTCCGTCAAGGTGATCGGGGTGCAGACGGTCGATTCCAGCGCCATGGCGCAGTCGATCCAGGTGGGCGAGCGCGTCAGCCTGGCCGAGGTGGGGCTGTTCTCGGATGGCACCGCGGTCAAGCTGGTGGGCGAAGAGACCTTCCGCCTGTGCCGCCAGTTCCTCGACGAAGTGATCCTGGTGGACACCGACGCGGTCTGCGCGGCGATCAAGGACGTTTTCCTGGACACGCGCAGCGTGCTGGAGCCGGCGGGCGCGCTGGCGCTGGCCGGACTCAAGCAATACGTGGAGCGCGAGGGCGTGAGTGGCCAGTCGCTGGTGGCGATCACCTCGGGCGCCAACATGAACTTCGATCGCATGCGCTTCGTTGCCGACCGCGCCGAGGTGGGCGAGGCGCGCGAGGCGGTGTTCGCCGTCACCTTGCCCGAGGAGCGCGGCAGCTTCCGCCGCTTCTGCGCGGTGATGGGCCAGCGCAGCGTGACCGAATTCAACTACCGCATCGCCGACGCCCGCACCGCCCGCATCTTCGTCAGCGTGCAGATCGCGCGGCGCGGCGAGGGCGCGGACATCATGCGCGGCTTGCAGGAGCAGGGCTTCGCGGTCAGCGACCTGACGCACAACGAGGTATCCAAGCAGCACATCCGCTACATGGTCGGCGGGCGTTCGCCGCTGGCGGGCGGCGAACGCCTGTTCCGCTTCGAATTTCCGGAACGTCCGGGCGCGCTGATGAAGTTCCTGACCGCCATGGCGCCGAACTGGAACATCAGCCTGTTCCACTACCGCAACCAGGGCGCCGACTTCAGTTCGGTGCTGGTGGGCATCCAGGCGCCGGTGGCCGACGACGCGGCGCTCGACCGCTTCCTGGCGCAGCTGGGCTACGCCCATTCGGAAGAGACGGCGAACGAGGCCTACCGGCAGTTCCTGATCTAG
- a CDS encoding ABC transporter substrate-binding protein, which translates to MRLKFVFRAALAGAALLCAVAGAQARQVTDLAGRVVTVPDHPRRVLLGEGRFVFAMALLDRADPVARVVGWQGELKQQDPYSWQQLVKRFPKAAQVPLIGTTSEASVSPEKIVALRPDVAVFSLSGHGPGRNNPMIASLQQAGIPIVFIDFRQHPVQNTVPSLRLLGQALDRQDQAERYIAFYESHMAKVRDLVQPVPQAERPRVFVEMLAGVWPACCHTTGNGSFGDLLQAAGGVNVAAPVLPGAIGDVSMEFLLQSQPRVYIATGSRSEPGRPGLLVGPGAAADVSAASLHALLQRDGIRDLEAVKRGRAFGIWHAFYNSPYNVAAVEAMAKWLYPERAAALDPRATLDTLYRDFLDLDGAGTYWTAPAAR; encoded by the coding sequence ATGCGTTTGAAATTCGTGTTCCGCGCGGCGCTGGCTGGCGCCGCCCTGCTCTGCGCCGTCGCCGGCGCCCAGGCCCGCCAGGTGACCGACCTGGCCGGGCGCGTCGTGACCGTGCCCGACCATCCGCGACGGGTGCTGCTGGGCGAAGGCCGCTTCGTCTTCGCCATGGCCTTGCTGGACCGCGCCGATCCGGTGGCCCGCGTGGTCGGCTGGCAGGGCGAACTCAAGCAGCAGGACCCCTACTCCTGGCAACAGCTGGTCAAGCGCTTCCCGAAGGCTGCCCAGGTGCCGCTGATCGGCACCACCTCGGAAGCCAGCGTCAGTCCCGAAAAAATCGTCGCGCTCAGGCCCGACGTGGCGGTATTCAGCCTGAGCGGCCACGGCCCGGGCCGCAACAATCCCATGATCGCGTCGTTGCAGCAGGCCGGCATTCCCATCGTCTTCATCGACTTCCGCCAGCATCCGGTGCAAAACACCGTTCCCAGCCTGCGCCTCCTGGGCCAGGCGCTCGACCGCCAGGACCAGGCCGAGCGCTACATTGCATTCTATGAATCGCACATGGCCAAGGTGCGCGACCTGGTGCAACCCGTGCCGCAGGCCGAGCGGCCGCGCGTGTTCGTGGAAATGCTGGCCGGCGTCTGGCCGGCGTGCTGCCACACCACCGGCAACGGCAGCTTCGGCGACCTGCTGCAGGCCGCCGGCGGCGTGAACGTGGCGGCGCCGGTGCTGCCGGGCGCGATCGGCGACGTCAGCATGGAATTCCTGCTGCAGTCACAGCCGCGGGTCTACATCGCCACCGGCAGCCGCTCCGAACCCGGCCGCCCGGGCCTGCTGGTCGGACCGGGCGCCGCCGCCGATGTCTCCGCCGCCAGCCTGCACGCCTTGCTGCAACGCGACGGCATCCGCGACCTGGAGGCGGTCAAGCGCGGCCGCGCCTTCGGCATCTGGCACGCGTTCTACAACTCGCCCTACAACGTGGCGGCGGTGGAAGCCATGGCCAAGTGGCTGTATCCGGAACGCGCCGCCGCGCTCGATCCGCGCGCCACGCTCGACACGCTGTACCGCGACTTCCTCGACCTGGACGGCGCCGGCACCTACTGGACCGCGCCCGCCGCCCGTTGA